Proteins co-encoded in one Cupriavidus nantongensis genomic window:
- a CDS encoding AbrB/MazE/SpoVT family DNA-binding domain-containing protein, translating to MKATIRKMGNSQGVLIPKTILAQLGLENEVEMEIVNDTLVMRRPRQAPRQGWAEASRQIAAAGDDTLVLGELPNADDAELKW from the coding sequence ATGAAGGCAACGATCCGCAAGATGGGCAACTCGCAAGGTGTCCTGATCCCCAAGACAATCCTGGCACAGCTGGGTCTGGAGAATGAAGTGGAAATGGAAATCGTGAATGACACGCTGGTGATGCGCCGGCCCCGGCAGGCGCCGCGGCAAGGCTGGGCCGAAGCCAGCCGGCAGATCGCCGCGGCCGGCGACGATACCCTGGTGCTGGGCGAGCTGCCCAACGCC